The Fimbriimonadales bacterium genome contains a region encoding:
- a CDS encoding PD-(D/E)XK nuclease family protein encodes MNKKPTLSPTKITTYLACPVKYMWSFVDARGKWFLRAKSYYSFGISLHQVLQRFHDEGDVGVQTKEEVLAALEENWLTAGYSSPEEATEALAEGRAVVSSYVDEFIARGPSTKTLFVEKRFEEDMGEFTLIGRIDRVDEHEDGTLEIIDYKTNPTKNTENIQARLSEVDVLNDIAMNCYQLLLRSKNPNRRILSTLVLLNTNHRITVEPRIEDLELFRTDLILLGKEILNRDYESVRPVVKDICKSCDFVSLCQRDEEFSESFKPFASYR; translated from the coding sequence ATGAATAAAAAACCGACCCTTTCACCCACGAAAATCACTACGTATCTCGCATGTCCTGTGAAATACATGTGGAGTTTCGTAGATGCGAGGGGAAAATGGTTTCTGCGTGCGAAATCTTATTATTCCTTCGGTATAAGTCTTCATCAGGTCTTGCAGCGCTTCCACGACGAGGGGGATGTGGGCGTACAAACCAAAGAAGAAGTCCTAGCAGCGTTGGAAGAAAACTGGCTTACCGCTGGCTATTCTTCTCCTGAAGAAGCCACTGAAGCACTCGCTGAAGGTCGTGCTGTCGTATCAAGTTACGTAGATGAATTCATCGCGCGCGGACCTTCGACGAAAACTCTATTCGTGGAAAAACGTTTCGAAGAAGACATGGGAGAATTTACATTAATCGGTAGAATCGACCGCGTGGACGAACACGAAGACGGCACATTGGAAATCATCGATTACAAAACGAATCCGACGAAGAACACAGAGAACATACAAGCGAGGCTCAGCGAGGTAGATGTTCTCAACGACATCGCGATGAACTGTTATCAACTTCTTCTTCGCTCCAAAAACCCCAATCGCAGGATATTGAGCACACTCGTTCTTTTAAATACGAACCATCGTATTACCGTAGAACCACGCATCGAGGACCTCGAATTATTCCGCACCGATTTGATTCTTTTGGGAAAAGAAATTCTCAACCGAGATTATGAAAGCGTACGACCAGTAGTAAAAGACATTTGCAAATCCTGCGATTTCGTCTCTCTATGCCAACGAGATGAAGAATTCTCAGAAAGCTTCAAACCATTTGCATCTTACAGATAG
- a CDS encoding sugar phosphate isomerase/epimerase: MNRANHQDIRIGTIVPARKAGHYIRQILPHGFESFQLTFGGEIGDLDIESLAKDCLDACCGQAVISCIGIYGNPLVNEQTEKDWERLIRSAKHFECSVVSGFTGAIENRPVQENIPRFAEVFGRLTKVAEDEGVKIAFENCDMGGTWEAPRWNIAHAPRAWEMMFDAVKSDVLGLEWEPCHQMVSFIDPIAQLRKWVKRVYHIHGKDATIAWDIIETQGIRSGVPYLWHRTPGFGDSNWTDIITILRQGGYVGAIDIEGWHDPIYRDELEMTGQVRALNYLKACRGGDYVPNPE; encoded by the coding sequence ATGAATCGAGCAAATCACCAAGATATCCGCATAGGCACTATCGTCCCTGCACGCAAAGCGGGGCATTATATTAGGCAAATCCTCCCGCATGGGTTCGAATCATTCCAACTTACCTTCGGTGGAGAAATCGGAGACCTCGACATCGAAAGCCTCGCTAAAGATTGTCTCGATGCATGCTGTGGGCAGGCGGTCATTAGTTGCATAGGAATTTACGGAAATCCTTTAGTGAACGAGCAAACCGAAAAAGACTGGGAGAGGTTGATTCGCTCAGCAAAGCATTTCGAGTGCAGTGTCGTAAGCGGATTCACGGGAGCAATCGAAAATCGTCCCGTGCAAGAAAACATCCCGAGATTCGCAGAAGTCTTCGGACGTCTAACGAAAGTTGCAGAAGATGAGGGAGTGAAGATCGCATTCGAAAATTGCGATATGGGGGGGACATGGGAAGCGCCGAGATGGAACATTGCCCACGCCCCACGCGCATGGGAGATGATGTTCGATGCAGTAAAAAGTGACGTTTTAGGCTTGGAATGGGAGCCCTGTCATCAAATGGTCTCTTTCATAGACCCCATAGCACAACTCAGGAAATGGGTAAAAAGGGTTTATCACATTCACGGTAAAGACGCGACGATTGCATGGGATATCATCGAAACGCAAGGAATTCGCAGCGGAGTTCCTTACCTTTGGCATAGAACTCCCGGCTTCGGCGATTCCAATTGGACGGATATTATTACGATTTTACGGCAGGGGGGGTATGTCGGTGCAATCGATATCGAAGGATGGCACGATCCGATTTATCGTGACGAATTAGAGATGACAGGACAAGTGCGCGCTCTGAACTATCTCAAAGCCTGCCGCGGGGGGGATTACGTCCCGAATCCGGAATAG
- a CDS encoding enoyl-CoA hydratase-related protein encodes MKSLILEKSGDVLYVRLNRPEVRNAFDDNLIREITEVFSHIDTMLRAVVLSGEGKVFCAGGDLEWMRSSITLSEEENRVDAERLAEMFRAIDECSCPVVGKVHGAAFGGGLGLVSVCDVVVAAEGTKFCFSEVKLGLSPAVIAPFALRKIGVAAARRYFLTAEVFDAQEAKRIGLVHEVELHDHLESRVNEILSAIRETGPNAVREAKRLIRKIVPLEDNVMRECIETIARLRVSEEGQEGVKAFLEKRSPSWKR; translated from the coding sequence ATGAAATCGTTGATTCTCGAAAAAAGCGGTGATGTGCTTTATGTGCGTTTGAATCGCCCCGAGGTTCGCAATGCTTTCGACGATAATCTCATAAGGGAAATTACGGAGGTTTTTTCCCACATCGATACGATGCTTCGTGCCGTAGTTCTTTCGGGAGAGGGGAAAGTTTTTTGTGCGGGGGGGGACTTGGAATGGATGAGAAGTTCCATAACTTTATCCGAAGAGGAGAACCGCGTTGATGCAGAAAGACTTGCGGAAATGTTTCGGGCTATAGATGAGTGCTCGTGCCCAGTCGTAGGGAAAGTGCACGGAGCGGCATTCGGGGGGGGATTAGGGCTGGTCAGTGTTTGCGATGTGGTGGTCGCAGCGGAAGGAACGAAATTCTGTTTTAGCGAAGTGAAATTAGGGCTTTCGCCTGCCGTCATTGCACCTTTTGCTCTTCGAAAAATCGGGGTCGCTGCAGCAAGACGCTATTTTTTGACGGCAGAAGTGTTCGATGCGCAAGAGGCGAAACGAATAGGATTGGTTCATGAAGTAGAACTTCACGACCATTTAGAGTCTCGTGTGAACGAGATTCTCTCTGCGATTCGCGAGACAGGACCGAACGCAGTACGTGAGGCAAAGCGCTTGATTCGTAAAATCGTTCCTTTGGAGGATAATGTGATGCGAGAATGCATCGAGACGATCGCGCGACTACGCGTTTCGGAAGAAGGACAAGAAGGCGTGAAGGCTTTTTTGGAAAAAAGATCGCCATCCTGGAAGCGATAA
- a CDS encoding S8 family peptidase, producing the protein MKAKVLFVFSLCFLFTYALARTEYVPGEILVKFKTGHELQAMFENRRIGAKVMETLPDLGVCRLKLPKNLDVLEGIEHYSNLSFVEYAEPNYIIRAFFTPNDPSFGSQWGPKKIQCSSAWDITFGSSSVLIAIVDTGISKTHPDLSSKIAGGWNFYSNNSNYNDDNGHGSHCAGIAAAATNNGVGIAGVGFNCRLLAVKVLNASGSGTLTTVANGITWSANNGAKVISMSLGASSGSSTLLNAVNYAWSKNCILVAAAGNSGKTSPTYPAYYSNCIAVASSTSSDTRSYFSNYGSWVELAAPGSSIYSTYKGSSYATLSGTSMACPHVSGVAGLVWSRFGTGQSNSWVRSKIESTADYVGTWVSKGRVNAYKAVQ; encoded by the coding sequence ATGAAAGCAAAGGTGCTTTTTGTTTTTTCTTTGTGTTTTTTATTCACCTACGCTCTTGCGCGAACGGAGTACGTTCCTGGAGAGATTCTCGTCAAATTCAAAACAGGCCACGAACTCCAAGCCATGTTCGAGAACCGTCGAATCGGCGCTAAGGTAATGGAAACACTGCCTGATTTAGGAGTCTGTCGGTTGAAACTTCCCAAGAACCTCGATGTTCTTGAAGGAATCGAGCACTATTCGAACCTGAGTTTCGTGGAATACGCAGAACCGAACTACATTATTAGGGCGTTTTTCACCCCCAACGACCCTTCCTTCGGAAGCCAATGGGGACCGAAGAAGATTCAATGTTCTTCGGCTTGGGATATTACGTTCGGCTCATCGAGTGTTCTCATCGCAATCGTGGATACAGGCATAAGTAAAACACATCCTGATTTGAGTTCAAAGATTGCCGGAGGCTGGAATTTCTATAGCAACAATTCCAACTATAACGACGACAATGGCCACGGCTCGCATTGTGCAGGAATTGCCGCCGCGGCTACGAACAACGGAGTCGGTATCGCTGGTGTCGGCTTCAACTGCAGGCTGCTTGCGGTAAAGGTTCTGAATGCCTCTGGTTCGGGAACCCTCACAACTGTAGCGAACGGAATCACCTGGTCTGCGAACAACGGAGCGAAAGTGATTTCGATGAGCCTCGGCGCATCCTCGGGTTCGAGCACCTTGTTAAACGCTGTCAATTACGCCTGGAGCAAAAACTGCATCCTGGTCGCAGCAGCTGGAAATAGCGGAAAGACTTCTCCTACGTACCCAGCCTATTATTCTAACTGCATTGCGGTGGCTTCTTCCACGTCGAGCGATACTCGCTCTTATTTCAGCAACTATGGAAGTTGGGTCGAATTAGCCGCCCCAGGGTCGAGCATTTATAGCACCTATAAAGGCTCTTCTTATGCCACTTTGAGCGGCACTTCCATGGCATGCCCGCATGTTTCTGGGGTTGCTGGCCTTGTCTGGAGTCGTTTCGGTACGGGACAGAGCAACTCTTGGGTCCGTTCGAAAATCGAAAGCACGGCAGATTACGTAGGTACGTGGGTTTCGAAAGGACGCGTCAACGCATATAAAGCGGTGCAGTAA
- a CDS encoding aromatic ring-hydroxylating dioxygenase subunit alpha, whose protein sequence is MKKFEIHPDISLASTLPGSFYCSQEIYERSKNAIFARSWQLAADRDFVRLPGQVYPFFLLEGFLNEPLLLTRDSQDRLHLLSNVCTHRGNLLIENPGNATMLRCRYHGRRFHLDGKFHSMPEFEGCDGFPSEADNLSTIPFAEWGRWIFVSLSPKADLEEWLQPMIRRLSWIPVEQFRHDPTRSRDYLVKANWALYCDNYLEGFHIPYVHPSLSEAIDYGTYQTEIFPYGVLQIAYSDKGEETFDIPPGHPDSGKSVAAYYFWFFPNLMFNFYPWGLSLNIVRPVSLELTKISYLTYIWDETRLGRGAGADLDRVEREDQAIVEAVQKGVHSRFYERGRYSPKREEGVHHFHRLLTSFLQDEAL, encoded by the coding sequence ATGAAAAAATTCGAAATACATCCTGACATTTCTTTAGCATCTACTCTTCCAGGGTCTTTTTATTGCAGTCAAGAAATTTACGAGCGAAGCAAAAATGCTATTTTCGCGCGTTCTTGGCAGTTGGCTGCCGATAGGGATTTCGTGCGTCTGCCAGGGCAGGTTTATCCATTCTTTTTGTTGGAGGGTTTTCTGAACGAACCGTTGTTGCTTACGAGAGATTCACAAGACCGTTTGCATCTGCTCTCCAACGTATGTACGCATCGTGGCAATTTATTAATAGAAAACCCGGGAAATGCAACGATGCTTCGCTGTCGCTATCATGGTCGTCGCTTCCATTTGGATGGAAAGTTTCATAGCATGCCGGAATTCGAAGGTTGCGATGGCTTTCCAAGCGAAGCAGACAATCTTTCGACGATTCCTTTTGCCGAATGGGGAAGATGGATATTCGTGTCCTTGTCTCCGAAAGCCGATCTCGAAGAGTGGCTTCAACCGATGATACGCAGGTTGTCATGGATTCCCGTGGAACAGTTTCGACACGATCCCACAAGAAGCAGAGACTATCTCGTAAAAGCGAATTGGGCTTTGTATTGCGACAATTATTTGGAAGGGTTTCATATCCCATACGTTCATCCTTCACTGAGCGAAGCGATTGATTACGGAACGTATCAGACGGAAATATTTCCCTATGGAGTTTTGCAAATTGCCTACTCGGATAAGGGAGAGGAGACTTTCGATATCCCCCCCGGTCATCCTGATTCCGGTAAATCCGTCGCTGCTTATTATTTTTGGTTCTTTCCGAATCTTATGTTCAACTTTTATCCTTGGGGACTTTCGCTAAACATCGTTCGTCCCGTTTCTCTGGAACTCACGAAGATTTCTTACCTAACTTATATTTGGGATGAAACGAGGCTCGGAAGAGGCGCTGGAGCGGATTTGGATAGAGTGGAAAGAGAAGACCAAGCAATCGTCGAAGCCGTGCAGAAAGGTGTGCATTCGAGATTTTACGAACGCGGACGTTATTCTCCAAAACGAGAAGAAGGCGTCCACCATTTTCATCGTCTGCTTACGAGTTTTTTGCAAGACGAAGCTTTATAA
- a CDS encoding S8 family peptidase — protein sequence MNSKLLVASLIASLAVCASAQRYGEYVKDEVLVKFKPGSQISATIANNKLGARVVDYNDAIGFTTIKLPPMVSVPAAVSYYSKLDFVEYAEPNGIVHVTFTPNDPGWGNQWGPKKIKCPEAWDITQGSSSVRIAICDTGIDKDHPDLASKIVLGKNFTSGDANAWDDGFGHGSHTAGIAAAITNNGIGVAGVGFNCSLMAAKVLDNGGSGTWAWVASGITWATDNGADAINLSLGASSGSSTLLNAVNYAWNNNVVIAAAAGNNGNTAAFYPAFYTNCIAVAASNSADGKPSWSTYGSWVEVAAPGQSIYSTWKNNSYVYSDGTSMASPHVAGEAGLLWAHLGTGVSNSIIRSRIEQSADPVGSWVVYGRINCFKALNQGETVKEFAPTGFGTVQGTKRGGNIASLAADDENKLWISSNKPDFTTAKIEWYAETVVSYPGTLTKLEIQLQALTLPADTCDVYLLNFNTGVLDYKGTMSLVSSDTTQTIAVTSGLSDYVVDGYTVAYFAVSGPSLVEMRTDQVIFRTFSQ from the coding sequence ATGAATTCGAAATTACTGGTCGCTTCTCTGATAGCGTCCTTAGCCGTGTGCGCTTCCGCCCAGAGATACGGCGAATACGTAAAGGACGAAGTTCTTGTAAAATTCAAACCCGGTAGTCAAATTTCTGCAACTATTGCGAATAACAAACTCGGCGCAAGAGTCGTGGATTACAACGATGCAATCGGGTTCACGACCATCAAACTCCCACCGATGGTTTCTGTCCCGGCAGCCGTTAGTTATTACAGCAAATTAGACTTTGTCGAATATGCAGAACCGAACGGCATCGTTCATGTTACATTCACACCGAACGACCCTGGTTGGGGAAACCAGTGGGGTCCTAAGAAAATCAAATGCCCAGAGGCGTGGGACATCACTCAAGGCTCGAGTTCAGTACGAATCGCAATTTGCGACACTGGAATAGATAAAGACCATCCCGACCTCGCTTCTAAAATCGTTCTGGGGAAGAACTTTACGAGCGGTGATGCTAACGCCTGGGATGATGGCTTCGGTCATGGATCTCACACCGCAGGAATCGCCGCTGCAATTACGAACAACGGAATTGGTGTTGCAGGTGTTGGTTTCAACTGTTCCCTAATGGCAGCGAAAGTTCTCGATAACGGCGGTAGTGGTACGTGGGCTTGGGTTGCAAGCGGAATTACTTGGGCAACTGACAATGGCGCTGATGCTATTAACCTTAGTTTAGGGGCTTCTTCCGGTTCGAGCACTTTGCTGAACGCTGTGAACTATGCATGGAACAATAACGTGGTTATCGCTGCCGCAGCAGGGAATAACGGCAATACGGCAGCATTCTATCCAGCCTTTTACACGAACTGTATCGCCGTCGCAGCCTCTAACTCTGCTGATGGGAAACCATCGTGGAGTACTTATGGAAGTTGGGTCGAAGTCGCTGCACCTGGCCAGAGCATTTACAGCACATGGAAAAACAACTCGTACGTTTATTCCGACGGAACTTCTATGGCAAGCCCGCATGTCGCAGGCGAAGCAGGATTACTCTGGGCGCATCTCGGCACCGGCGTGAGCAATAGTATCATCCGAAGTCGAATCGAACAGAGCGCAGATCCTGTCGGCAGCTGGGTCGTTTACGGGCGCATCAACTGCTTCAAAGCGCTCAATCAAGGCGAGACTGTAAAAGAATTCGCTCCGACTGGATTCGGCACGGTACAAGGAACGAAGCGAGGCGGCAACATTGCAAGCCTTGCAGCCGACGACGAGAACAAACTTTGGATTAGTTCTAATAAGCCCGACTTCACCACGGCGAAAATTGAGTGGTATGCAGAAACAGTCGTAAGTTATCCAGGGACGTTGACGAAACTGGAAATTCAGTTGCAGGCTCTCACCCTCCCAGCAGACACCTGTGATGTGTATCTTTTGAACTTCAACACAGGGGTGTTAGATTACAAAGGAACTATGTCATTAGTTAGTTCAGACACGACTCAGACAATCGCTGTGACATCAGGGTTGTCGGACTACGTCGTTGATGGTTACACAGTTGCATATTTCGCTGTGTCTGGACCGAGCTTGGTCGAGATGCGAACCGACCAGGTGATATTCCGGACCTTCTCGCAATGA
- a CDS encoding hydroxymethylglutaryl-CoA lyase, whose translation MKEKIRIVEVGPRDGLQNEPNIIPTDVKVAFIDALSEAGFEEIEAGAFVSPKWVPQMADSDEVFRRIRRKQGVRYSALVPNEKGLERALEVKVDKIAVFTAASETFNLKNINATIEESLNRLRPVVSNSPVPVRGYVSTAFVCPYEGKISPSRVIPVVKELLEMGCEEISIGDTIGKATTEDVRTLLEEVSKVCSFEKIALHFHDTYGGAVKNALVGAEMGVRVFDASAGGIGGCPYAPGAPGNVATEDLVRAFPGRTGIDLEKLAAASQIVRGYVSEKRVKAQ comes from the coding sequence ATGAAAGAAAAAATTCGAATCGTAGAAGTCGGTCCGAGAGATGGTCTTCAGAATGAACCGAATATCATTCCGACAGATGTGAAAGTCGCATTTATCGATGCACTGTCCGAGGCGGGATTCGAAGAAATCGAAGCAGGTGCATTCGTTTCTCCGAAATGGGTTCCACAAATGGCGGATTCCGATGAAGTGTTTCGAAGAATTCGAAGGAAACAAGGAGTGAGATACTCCGCACTCGTACCGAACGAAAAGGGGTTGGAACGCGCACTGGAGGTGAAGGTTGATAAAATTGCCGTTTTCACTGCAGCGAGCGAAACCTTCAATTTGAAAAACATCAATGCGACAATCGAGGAATCGTTGAACCGGTTGCGTCCGGTAGTTTCGAATTCGCCTGTTCCGGTGCGTGGATACGTTTCGACTGCTTTCGTTTGTCCCTACGAAGGGAAGATCTCTCCTTCCCGAGTTATTCCTGTCGTGAAAGAACTTTTGGAAATGGGATGCGAAGAAATTTCCATCGGGGATACGATAGGAAAAGCGACGACAGAAGACGTTCGTACTTTGTTGGAAGAAGTTTCTAAGGTTTGCTCCTTCGAAAAAATTGCACTTCATTTTCATGACACTTATGGGGGGGCGGTTAAGAATGCTTTGGTGGGTGCGGAGATGGGAGTAAGAGTTTTCGACGCTTCGGCGGGGGGCATAGGAGGATGCCCTTATGCACCAGGTGCACCGGGGAACGTCGCGACAGAGGATTTGGTGAGAGCATTTCCCGGAAGAACAGGAATAGATTTAGAAAAATTGGCTGCTGCGTCGCAGATTGTTCGTGGGTACGTTTCGGAAAAGAGAGTAAAGGCACAGTAG
- a CDS encoding biotin/lipoyl-containing protein, with the protein MKILTPTGVMEVTIPPNAKLVPSEKPHRYILEINAKRQEIVIARSGLDIWIASGGRTFRFSLPDVSETSAVKEIRAPMTGTIVTVPVRAGEKVQKGDTLVILEAMKMEYRMEAPIDGEIHDVYVKEGDLVDLGQVLIRLV; encoded by the coding sequence ATGAAAATCCTTACTCCGACCGGTGTAATGGAGGTGACAATTCCTCCGAATGCTAAACTCGTTCCATCGGAAAAACCCCATCGCTACATTTTGGAAATCAATGCAAAAAGGCAAGAAATCGTTATCGCGCGAAGCGGTCTCGATATATGGATAGCTTCGGGGGGGCGAACTTTTCGATTTTCCTTGCCGGACGTTTCGGAAACGAGCGCCGTGAAAGAGATACGGGCGCCGATGACAGGGACAATCGTTACTGTCCCCGTCCGAGCTGGTGAAAAAGTACAAAAAGGAGATACGCTCGTGATTTTAGAGGCGATGAAAATGGAATATCGCATGGAGGCTCCTATCGACGGAGAAATACACGACGTTTATGTCAAAGAAGGCGATTTGGTGGATTTAGGGCAGGTTCTCATTCGTTTGGTATGA
- a CDS encoding S8 family serine peptidase: MKSKGITAPFLLLYLLFASVSLWAQEFVPGEVIVKFKPGAHFEAALANQQIGSRFIKEISGTDAVLLKLNPRMTVFEGLRYYENLPIVEYAEPNGIVKGNFAPNDPQWSKQWGPKKIECPAAWDIDIGDASVRISVVDTGVSKYHPDLDGKIVASWNTINNSSNSNDDNGHGSHVAGISAAETNNGVGIAGVSYNCSIVAVKSMGSDGTGTVADVSEGITWSWQNGGAHVINLSLGTFTPSSTLESAVNNAWNNNVIIAAAAGNHGTPVPFYPAFYDNCIAVAASDQSDNKASFSAFGTWVDVGAPGVDIFSCWAGSGYATADGTSMASPHVAGEAGLLWSYLGTSVSNSTIRSRIEQNCDPFGAWTVWGRINCFKALNTGEVINEFAPVSFGTVQGTKRAGNIGSLASDDENRLRISSNKPDFSAAKIEWWCDTFVSYPGGLTKLEIEIQSFVQPADTCDIYLLNINTGNLDYIGTVSFGTSDTTQVLAVTSGLSDYVVDGYCVAYFAVEGPSLLEMQTDKVTFRTFSQ; the protein is encoded by the coding sequence ATGAAAAGTAAGGGAATTACTGCCCCCTTCTTATTACTTTATTTATTGTTCGCCTCTGTTTCGCTCTGGGCACAAGAATTCGTGCCCGGTGAAGTGATTGTGAAATTCAAGCCGGGTGCTCATTTCGAAGCGGCTTTGGCGAACCAACAAATCGGCTCACGATTTATCAAAGAGATATCCGGGACCGATGCGGTGCTTTTGAAGCTCAACCCAAGGATGACCGTTTTTGAAGGGTTACGTTATTACGAGAATTTACCCATCGTGGAATATGCCGAGCCTAATGGAATCGTAAAAGGGAATTTTGCTCCGAACGACCCGCAGTGGAGTAAGCAATGGGGACCGAAAAAAATCGAATGCCCCGCTGCTTGGGACATAGACATCGGCGATGCATCGGTGCGAATTTCTGTTGTAGATACGGGTGTGAGCAAATATCATCCCGATTTGGACGGGAAAATCGTAGCGAGTTGGAATACGATTAACAACTCGTCGAATTCCAATGACGACAACGGACATGGTTCGCACGTCGCAGGAATTTCCGCCGCCGAAACGAACAACGGAGTCGGAATAGCAGGAGTGAGTTACAATTGTTCGATAGTCGCTGTGAAAAGCATGGGCAGCGATGGTACTGGAACTGTGGCGGATGTGTCGGAAGGCATTACCTGGTCCTGGCAAAACGGGGGGGCTCACGTTATCAATTTGAGTTTGGGCACTTTTACGCCATCGAGCACGTTGGAAAGTGCGGTAAATAACGCATGGAACAATAATGTGATTATTGCAGCAGCAGCAGGAAATCATGGAACTCCCGTTCCCTTTTATCCCGCGTTCTACGATAATTGCATAGCGGTTGCCGCTTCGGACCAATCGGATAATAAAGCCTCCTTCAGCGCATTCGGAACATGGGTGGATGTCGGAGCACCTGGCGTGGATATTTTCAGTTGTTGGGCTGGCTCTGGATATGCCACCGCAGACGGAACTTCGATGGCTTCTCCTCATGTCGCAGGGGAAGCAGGCCTTTTATGGAGTTATCTCGGAACTTCCGTGAGCAACAGCACGATACGAAGCCGCATCGAGCAGAATTGCGACCCATTCGGTGCATGGACTGTGTGGGGAAGAATCAATTGCTTCAAAGCATTGAACACTGGTGAGGTTATCAATGAGTTTGCACCTGTCAGTTTCGGCACGGTACAAGGGACGAAGCGCGCAGGAAACATCGGAAGTCTGGCTTCCGATGACGAGAATCGCCTTAGAATTAGTTCGAATAAGCCCGACTTCAGTGCGGCGAAAATCGAGTGGTGGTGCGATACGTTCGTGAGTTATCCGGGGGGGCTTACGAAGTTGGAGATAGAAATCCAATCATTCGTTCAACCTGCTGACACGTGCGATATTTATCTTTTAAACATCAACACAGGAAATCTGGATTACATTGGCACGGTGTCTTTCGGTACGAGTGACACGACGCAGGTTCTTGCGGTTACTTCGGGTCTATCGGATTATGTCGTGGATGGATATTGCGTCGCATATTTTGCCGTAGAAGGACCTTCGCTCCTCGAAATGCAGACAGACAAAGTGACTTTTCGTACGTTTTCTCAGTGA
- a CDS encoding biotin carboxylase N-terminal domain-containing protein — translation MGKPIRKVLVANRGEIACRIFRTLDQMGIEGVAIFTEHDRDAIHRFAAFQNHPKEREAYEVSSYLAISEIVEIALRCGADAIHPGYGFLAENPAFVRACEESGIIFIGPDAEAMETLGDKAKARDVAKSLGLPVMEGVGPSSDPIELKNAALRLGAPLMLKAAAGGGGKGMKRILDLSEIESQIESSQRETKGAFGDDRLIIERYIYPSRHVEVQIFGDGIRAVALGERECSLQRRHQKVIEESPSTAVDNSLRERLFESAKKLSESVGYRNAGTCEFLLDSKGNFYFLEVNTRLQVEHPVTELCTGLDLVKMQIELACGGKLISQNEIRPRGHAIEARLNAEDPYNDFLPSAGRVLLCELTPPVGGRIDSGIGEFVTTHYDPLLAKFIAHGSNREEARRRLIESLKSSVILGVYTNQEFLMELLESDMFARGETYTTTLDEMEVTRKEIPPEILVAAALLYKAPGVKPSRNPWQTLGKWRME, via the coding sequence ATGGGAAAACCAATTCGAAAAGTCCTCGTAGCGAACCGGGGTGAAATCGCCTGCCGGATATTCCGCACCTTAGACCAAATGGGGATCGAAGGGGTGGCTATTTTTACCGAACACGACCGGGACGCAATTCATCGCTTCGCGGCATTCCAAAACCATCCAAAAGAGCGAGAGGCTTACGAGGTTTCGAGTTATTTGGCGATTTCTGAGATCGTCGAAATCGCGCTTCGATGCGGGGCGGATGCGATCCATCCGGGATACGGTTTCTTGGCGGAAAATCCGGCATTCGTACGAGCCTGTGAAGAGTCGGGAATCATTTTCATCGGTCCGGATGCTGAAGCGATGGAGACGTTGGGAGACAAGGCGAAAGCGCGCGATGTTGCAAAAAGTTTAGGATTACCAGTCATGGAGGGAGTCGGACCGAGTTCGGACCCCATAGAACTGAAAAATGCAGCGCTTCGTTTAGGTGCCCCACTCATGTTGAAAGCCGCGGCAGGCGGGGGGGGAAAAGGGATGAAGCGCATTCTCGACCTCAGCGAGATCGAATCGCAAATCGAAAGTTCGCAAAGAGAAACGAAAGGGGCATTCGGGGACGACAGGCTTATCATAGAACGTTACATTTATCCTTCGAGGCATGTAGAGGTACAAATTTTCGGAGACGGCATACGAGCGGTGGCTTTGGGAGAAAGAGAATGCAGTCTTCAAAGGAGACACCAAAAAGTTATCGAAGAATCACCATCGACCGCGGTAGACAATTCTTTGCGTGAGCGACTTTTCGAATCTGCCAAGAAATTATCGGAGAGCGTCGGTTATCGAAACGCAGGCACTTGCGAGTTCCTATTGGATTCGAAAGGGAATTTTTATTTTTTGGAAGTTAACACGCGCTTGCAAGTAGAACATCCCGTTACGGAACTTTGCACAGGACTCGATTTGGTGAAGATGCAAATCGAATTGGCTTGCGGTGGAAAACTGATTTCGCAAAACGAGATTCGACCTCGAGGACATGCTATCGAAGCACGTCTAAACGCCGAGGACCCTTATAACGATTTTTTGCCGAGTGCAGGGAGAGTTTTACTCTGCGAGCTGACTCCACCTGTGGGGGGGCGAATAGATTCGGGAATCGGCGAGTTTGTGACGACGCACTACGACCCCTTATTGGCGAAGTTCATCGCGCATGGTTCGAATCGAGAAGAGGCGAGGAGAAGACTTATCGAAAGTTTGAAATCCTCTGTGATTTTGGGTGTTTATACGAACCAGGAATTTCTTATGGAATTGTTGGAAAGCGATATGTTCGCTCGAGGGGAAACCTATACGACGACATTGGACGAAATGGAAGTAACCCGCAAAGAAATTCCGCCCGAAATACTCGTTGCTGCAGCCCTTTTATATAAAGCGCCAGGAGTTAAGCCTTCTCGAAACCCGTGGCAAACGCTCGGAAAATGGAGGATGGAATGA